The window GCGCCGCCGAGTATGTGCGGATGTCCACAGAGCACCAGCAGTACTCCACAGAGAATCAGGCCGACAAGATTCGCGAATACGCCGCCCGGCGTGGCATCGAAATCGTCAAGACCTATGCCGACGCAGGCAAGAGCGGGCTGCGTATCGACGGACGGGCGGCCTTGCAGCAGCTTATCAGCGACGTGCAAACCGGCGCTGCCGACTTTCAGGTCATTCTCGTTTACGACGTCAGTCGCTGGGGCCGCTTCCAGGATGCCGACGAATCCGCCTACTACGAGTACATCTGCAAGCGAAAAGGCATCCTGGTCACTTACGTTGCGGAGCAGTTCGAAAACGATGGCTCGCCGGTCTCGACCATCGTCAAAGGCGTCAAGCGGGCCATGGCCGGCGAGTACAGTCGGGAGCTGTCGGCCAAGGTATTTGCCGGCCAGTGCCGGCTGATCGAACTGGGTTACCGGCAAGGCGGCCCCGCTGGCTACGGCCTACGGCGCATCCTCATCGATCAGCAAGGTTCGATCAAAACCGAACTCACCCGCGGCGAGCACAAGAGCCTGCAAACGGATCGCGTCATCCTCATGCCTGGCCCTGAGGACGAGCAGCGCACCATCAACTTGATCTATCAGTGGTTCATCAGCGAGGGCTTATCCGAATCCGGCATCGCCGGCCGCCTGAATGGCATGAAAGTACGCACCGACCTTGACCGCGAGTGGACGCGGACTACCGTGCAGGAAGTTCTGACCAACGAGAAATACATTGGCAACAACGTCTACAACCGGATCTCCTTCAAGCTCAAGAAAACCCGTGTCGTCAATCCGCCAGAAATGTGGATCCGCAAGGAAGGTGCCTTCGATCCCATTGTGTTGCCCGAGATGTTCTACACCGCCCAGGGCATCATGCGCGAACGGGCGCGGCGTTACACCGACGAGGAACTCATCGAGCGACTGCGCGAGCTTTACCAGAAGCACGGCTACCTCTCCGGCCTGATCATCAACGAAACGGAAGGTATGCCCTCGGCCGCCATCTACGCCCACCGTTTCGACAGCCTGATCCGCGCCTATCAGAGGGTCGGCTATACCCCGGACCGAGATTACCGCTATCTGGAAATCAACCGCCTTCTGCGTCAGTTACATCCACGTGTCGTCGCCGAGGCTGAAGCCGAGATTGCCGCTATCGGCGGCGCCGTCGTGCGCGATCCCGCCACCGATCTCCTACGCGTCAATGATGAATTCAGTGTGTCGCTGATCCTGTCCCGCTGCCACACCTACGACAGCGGAAGCCGCCGCTGGAAGGTTCGTTTCGATACCAGCCTGCGGCCCGATATCACGGTCGCCATTCGGCTCGATCCGGAAAACCAAGTACCGCTGGACTACTACCTGTTGCCGCGGCTCGACTTTGGATCAGCGCGCA is drawn from Candidatus Nitricoxidivorans perseverans and contains these coding sequences:
- a CDS encoding recombinase family protein, with protein sequence MDSNDTNNSTPIQGSIFRAAEYVRMSTEHQQYSTENQADKIREYAARRGIEIVKTYADAGKSGLRIDGRAALQQLISDVQTGAADFQVILVYDVSRWGRFQDADESAYYEYICKRKGILVTYVAEQFENDGSPVSTIVKGVKRAMAGEYSRELSAKVFAGQCRLIELGYRQGGPAGYGLRRILIDQQGSIKTELTRGEHKSLQTDRVILMPGPEDEQRTINLIYQWFISEGLSESGIAGRLNGMKVRTDLDREWTRTTVQEVLTNEKYIGNNVYNRISFKLKKTRVVNPPEMWIRKEGAFDPIVLPEMFYTAQGIMRERARRYTDEELIERLRELYQKHGYLSGLIINETEGMPSAAIYAHRFDSLIRAYQRVGYTPDRDYRYLEINRLLRQLHPRVVAEAEAEIAAIGGAVVRDPATDLLRVNDEFSVSLILSRCHTYDSGSRRWKVRFDTSLRPDITVAIRLDPENQVPLDYYLLPRLDFGSARINLAEQNAIEFESYRFDTLDYLYGMAGRTRLRRAA